The DNA sequence GTAATGATAATTCATGATTAGCTTATATGAATGGTGATTCGGTGTTCTTTGATGTTCTATATGGATATAGTGTTCAAGAACTTAATAGTTCTAAATCAGTTATTGAAGGTGATGGAGCTTCTAAAGATTACTTAACTGTTGGTGAAGTGTTAAAACAATCTACAACAGGTGCAGGAATGGAATTTAGAACAATTTTACTTTCAGCACTTAACTTAAATGCTGTTTCAAACACAATTAATCCAAATAATGAAGTTAGACCATGAAATAACTCATTTGCATATGCATCAGCAATTAGTAGTTCTACAACTAACACTTTAGTGGACTTCTACGATGAAGTTACTCAAACATTCGTTGTTAACTCACTTACAGGTGAAAGATACACATTCGAAATCAATGGTGAAAACACTGAATTTATGAATGTTAAAGATAACTCAACATTCGGTGTTGAAAATGACAAAAAATTCCAATCAATTATTTTTGATCAATTAAGCGAGAAAATGACTGCTTTATTAGATAGAGTTTATGAAGAAAAAGGATTTTCTGCAAATACAAAAGTTCAAATCAGAATTCCATGAAGATATTCAAATATGTTAGATGTTTATAACCAAGCTCACAATGGAATAGTTGATACATGAACAAGATTAGACAAAAAAGGTCGTTTACAAATTGAATATGAACAAAAAAGATTAAGTGAAGATGATTTAACAGACAAACTTTATAAATTCTTTGCTGGTTTCTCATCTATTACACCATTAACATATAGTGGTTGAACTTATGACTATGAAAATATCGGTTCGGGTCTTGATGGATATAATAACGCCCTTAATTTACACCTTATATTTGCACTAGTTGCAACAGACAATGAATATAAAGAAAAATTAGAAAAATCTTATCCTGAATTAGTAAGAGCTGCTTTAGCATTTGTTGAATTTACAAAAACAAAAGGAGATAGAATTTCAATTCCAGTTGAATTATGACCAACTTTATCTCTTGAAGATGCAAACAATTTAGGGTCTTACTTAGGAAAATATACATACGATAAAGATACTAAAGAATTTACATTAATCCCAGATTTAGAAACTTCGAATTATGACTCATTAAATACAGTTACAGCCGAATTCTGACTAGATTACCAAACTAATAGTTTAACTGATGAACAAGCAGTTGCTCTTGTTAGAGAAATTGGTAATACTCAATTAATTCCATTTGATGGTCAAGGTTCAATTTCTGCTTCTAAATTTGTTAAACAAATTGTTAACCCATACTACACAATTCCAGCAAGTGATGGGCCAATGAATGTTTGAAATATAACAACAAACCTTAAATAAATAATGTTTTAAACAATTAGCAAGTGCTAATTGTTTATTGTATTTAAAATAAGAAAGGAAAAAATGACAAAATACATCCTACAGCGTTTAGGTTTTGCAATTTTAACATTGTTGATTATCATTTTTGTTGTTTATTTAACTGTTGACATCTTCAGTGATAACCCATATGTTAAAGAGTTCCAAAACACTATAACTTCTGGTGGTGGTGAAAATGGTGGTAGTCATGATAAAGGAAATATTTATGATATTGCCAAACCACTTTTTGAAAAATCTGTTAAATATCATTTAATTCCTTATGATATTTCAGATTGAAATGACCCATGAGTTAAAGAACATTGAGTAGATAGTAAAATGAATCCACTATTAAGATTTGGTTACTGATTAAGTGATTTATTTGACAGAGAAAGACCTTTTGGTTTACCATATGATGAAGGAATTTTCAAATCTTCAAATGCAAATACAATACCTGAATATTACTTCAAATATATTAAATTTAGTTTAATAATCAGTTTACCTTCATTCATAATTAGTGCTTTAATTGGTGTAGTTTTAGGAATTTTTGCTGGATATAAAAGAGGAACTTTATTTGACTCATTTATTAATGCATTTACTTTAATTTTCGTTGCATTACCTTCGTTTATAATTGCCCCAATTGTAATTAGTTTAATGCTAAAATATTTTGGAATAGCACCACAATTCTTAAACCCAGAAAACTCAAACCATGTTCAAATTTATACTATAAAAGATTTTATTCTTTCATGAATTCCACCAATTTTGGTTATTGTACTTGGTTCTCTTTCTGGATATATATCATTTACACGTAACCAAATTATTACTGTTTTAACATCTAATTATGTGTTGATCGCGAAAACAAAAGGTATTGGAAATGTTGAAATATTCTTTAAATATGTATTAAGAAATATTTCAATACCTCTCGCAGCCGTATTTATTCCATCATACATTGGATTACTTAGTGGAAGTTTCATTGTGGAAAAATATTGATCTGTACCTGGTGTTTCTCAAGCACTTATTCAAGCGTTCCCTAAAGGTGAAATCAACTTAATTATGTTCAGTACAGTAGTATTTACTGCATTAGGATTATTTACATCAATTATTGTTGATGTTTCATATACATTCTTGGATCCAAGAATTAAATATGGTTCTTCAGCAGGATTTGACTTTATTACAAAACTTAAAATTAAACACAATAGAAATAAAATGTACAAAAGTAAGGAGGAATTATAATGAACTCTAATGAATTTAATAATAAATATAAATTAAATCCATCATTAACACAAGCATTAGTAAGACATAATGATTCTTCTAACTTTGGAAATAATATTGCTGGTAAACCAAAAAAATTAATTAATGAAATTTTTAAACGTTTTTGTACTAATTGATTAGCAGTAGTTTTATTAATTTTATTCATCACAATTCTTTTAATAAGTATTATTGTTAATGCAACTTCATTATTCCCTGAAAATAGTACAATTGAAAAAAATATATTTATAAACATCGTTGATGAAAATGGAAAAATAATTAACACACTTAGCGGAACTTCTGCTGTTAAAAACTTATCACCTTCAATATATTCATGAGATTCTCAATACATTAGTATTGAAAGATCGCACCTTTCAGCCGCTGAATTCAATAAGTTAGTTGAAACACTTGAAAAGAATGAACCAGGTTTCAAACAACTTCATGCAATTTTGCTTCAAAATTTAGCTTATAGTGACCCAAGTAAACAACTTAGTTCTAATTTAGTTAACTTTATGGGACCAAATGGAAGTGGAATAATTAAATATGTTAAAGAAGGTAATAATACAAAGCAATTGATTAATCCAAATTCATATGCTGCTTTTGACTCGTTGTTAATTGCTGTTAAAAATCAAAGTAAATTACTCAAAACTATGAATAATGATCAAATTATTGATTGAATGACAAAAACTCTTCAAGCAAATAATAATTTCAAAATTGATACTATTTTAGGAACTGATAATGTTGGAATTGATATTTGAACAAGTAGCTGAATTGGAACTTGAAAAGCTATTAGATTAGCAATTATCGTAGCTACAATTCAAACATTTATTGGTGTTGCTGTTGGTTCATACTTAGGTTTCCATGCAGGAAGTTTAATTGACACAATCATTATGCGTCTAATCGAAATTTTCTCAGCGCCTCCTTCATTAATTTGACTTTTAACATTCGTATCAGTGTTTGGAACAAGTGACTTAGTTTTAGGTTTCTCATTGATCTTTACTGGTTGAACAGGATCTGTTGGTGGTGCTAGAATGTACATAATCACCGTTAAAGATGAAAAATACATTACTGCAAGTAAATCGATCGGAGCTAAAAAACCAAGATTAATTTATTCACATGCTTTACCTGCCATTATCGGTAAAATAGCTACATCATTTGTTTCAGCTATCCCTTCAATTATTCTTTCAGTTTCATCTCTTGCTTTCTTAGGATTCTTCCAAGGAAATGAAGCAAACTTAGGTTCAATACTTTCTAATGCTGTTTCAAAAGCAGGAGAAAACGTATGAATTTTACTTCTTCCATCACTCATTTTATTAGGTATATCAGTTTCACTTTACTTCATCGCTCTTGGAGTGCATGATGCACTTGATCCAAAAGTTATTAAAGGTAAAAGTTAGGAGTATAACATGGACAAAAAACAAGAAACTTTATTAAAAGTTAAAAACTTAAAAGTAAGTTTTAAACTTAAAAGAGATAAATTTATTACTATTGTTCGTGGTGTAGACTTAAACATTAAAAAAGGGCAAATTGTTGGGCTCGTTGGTGAATCTGGTTCAGGAAAGAGTGTTACATCTAAGTCACTTATTAATGTAAATGAAAATACCTTTACTAGTGCTGATGTATTGCAAATAGATGATGTAGATTTAAGTAAAATTAAAAAAGAGAGAGACTGAAGAAAAATTCGTGGAAGTAAAATCGGATATATTCCACAAGATCCACTTACTTCATTAAATCCAACTCGTAAAATCGGTAAACAACTTCTTGATGCGTTGAATTATAATGAAGATTGAAAACATAAAAGTAAAGCTGAAAAAATTGAATATTTAATTGGTTTACTTAAACAATTCGGAATTATGCAAGCTGAGCAAGTGTTCTACATGTATCCTCACACTCTTAGTGGTGGTATGAAACAAAGGGTTGTTATTACAATGGTTGTAGCCTTAAAACCGATGTTAATTATCGCTGATGAACCTACAACAGCATTAGATCCTACTGTTCAAGCTAGTGTTCTTGCACTTTTTGAAGATATTCGACAAAAAATGAATATTTCAATTATTTTAATTAGTCACAACATCTCGGTAGTTGCTAAATTCTGTGACTATATTTATGTTATGTATGCTGGTAAAATCGTTGAAAGAGGTACTAAAAAAGATATCTTTACTGAACCAGCGCATCCATATACGTGAGCTCTAATTTCTGCTATTCCTGAAAATAAGGAAGATAGACTTTATTCAATTAAAGGAACACCTCCGGATATGAATAATTTACCTCTTGGTGATCCTTTTGCCCCTAGAAATGACTATGCTTTAGAAATTGATTTTATTAAAGAACCGCCACTTATTAAAATAAGCGAAACTCACGCTGCTGCAACTTGATTATTACACCCTGATGCACCAAAAGTAGAACTAAGTAACGAATTGCAAATTCGTTTAAGAAAATTCAGAGAGGTTTTTAAAGATGAATAATAAAAAAGTAGTTTTAGAAATTGAAAATCTAAAAAAATATTTCATTAACAAAAACCACATTAACCGTGCGGTTGATGGTGTTTCATTCAAGGTTCATGAAGGTGAAGTTGTTGGTTTAATTGGTGAGTCAGGTTCGGGTAAAACAACTGTTGGTCGTTCATTACTTAGACTTTATGATGATTTTAATGGTTATGTTTCTCTAGATGATAAAATCATCTCTGGTAAAAAAATAAGTCGCAAAAGAAATAAAATGATGCGTAAAAATATTCAAATGATCTTCCAAGATCCTCACGCATCATTAAACGGTCAAAAAACTATTTTCTCAATTCTTAAGGAACCACTTATTGTTAATGGAATTATCAACGATGAAATTAAAGACCTTTCAAAAGATTGAAATAGCATTAAGGATAATTTCCACTATTCATTTATTGAAAGAGCTAAAGATCTTGAATTAAAATCATATGAATTAGCAAATGCTAATTTAGTACCATTTCACAATGTATGAAATGAAAAATTAAACAATTATAAATATGATGATACTCTTTCGACTGAAGATAATTTCAATAATCTTTTCAGTTTTATTGAAGAAAGAAATAAAATCAATTCAATTATTATTACTAACCTACATAAAGTTAATGATGAGTTACTATTAATCTACAATCAAAAGAAAGAAAATTTTAGAAATAATGAACTTGATTTTGATGAAGTAGACTTACAAAATGCAAAAAATGCATATAACAATGTTTTAGAATTATCAAAAATTTCTGAAGAAGAATTAAAAATTAAAAACACAATTGCTGAATTAAAACTTAGCTTAAAAGAAGCTAAAAACGAGCAATATGAAATTATGTCTATTGCTCAAAATTCATTCAATAATTTTTTAGATGAATTAAATAATGAAGTTAAATTCCAAAGAAATAACTCTGATTATACTTTTGATAAGGAATTTTACATTCACTCAGTAAAATTAAGTGAAATTAATAAAGTTGTAAGAAGAATTTTAAAAGCTAAAATTGGTTCGAAAATTAATTTATTTAGCAAGACACCTTTATGTCCTATTTTTAGAGCAAGAAATAAAGGTACTATTACAAAAGCTAAAGAAGTTAAAAATACTTTATATTACTTATCTATATCTGAAACTAGAGAAATGTTTAAAGAAATCAACGAAAAAATCAAAAATATTTATGATGAAGTTTCTTTAGAACCAGAATTAAATGAATTAACTAAATCTGTTAAAGCATTTAGTAAAGAGTACAAAGTTAGTTTATCTAAATTTATCATTTCTTCAAGTCATCTTAACTTAGATAAATGAATTAATCTTTCAACTCAAAGAGCAACAGATTTTGCTAATAAAATTCAAAACTTAACTTCTGAAATATTAAGTTTAGAAAATAAATTAGTTACAGTTAAAAAATCAGCACAACCAAAATATAATTCAAGTGATTTAGAAAGTCACAAAAAAACTCTAGATAAAGCTGTTGAGGTCCATGAAGAAGAATTAAGAAAATACATCAACGATTTTAATGTTAGATTAGAGAAGTTAAATCAACAAATTGCTGTTGGAAAAGAAAAATATTTATCTCTAAAAGTTGAATATAAAAATCAATTAAAATTATTTAATAAAGCATTCAAAACCTTTGTGGATAAATTCAATCAAGATATTAAACAGCAAAGAAAAAATCTTGGCAAAAAAGAATCTAAAAAACTTATTGTTGAATTAAATGTTTATAAAGCAACTGTTTCTAAACGTATTGAAGGTCTTAAAGCTTATGATATTGAAATGAAATATTTAGATAGAGATTTATTTAATATTTACAAGCTTCTTGGAATTCACGAATTAGATAATAAAGTAGCTAAAATTAAATCCAATATACTTAAAAGTGTTGTTTCAAAAACCAAGGACTACTTATTCAAAAGAGATATTAAGAAATTATTTATAAAAGAAAAAATTTATAAATCACTTGAAAGTGTTGGACTTCTCAAACAATTCGCTTACCGTTATCCACATGAATTTAGTGGTGGACAACGTCAACGTATTGTTATCGCTCGTGCCTTAATTACAGAGCCAAAAGTTATTGTTGCTGATGAACCAATCGCTTCATTAGACATCTCAATTCAAGCTCAAGTTGTTAACTTACTTAAAGATTTATGTAAAAACAAAAACATTGCAATGATCTTTATTGCGCATGACTTAAGT is a window from the Mycoplasma anserisalpingitidis genome containing:
- a CDS encoding ABC transporter permease gives rise to the protein MTKYILQRLGFAILTLLIIIFVVYLTVDIFSDNPYVKEFQNTITSGGGENGGSHDKGNIYDIAKPLFEKSVKYHLIPYDISDWNDPWVKEHWVDSKMNPLLRFGYWLSDLFDRERPFGLPYDEGIFKSSNANTIPEYYFKYIKFSLIISLPSFIISALIGVVLGIFAGYKRGTLFDSFINAFTLIFVALPSFIIAPIVISLMLKYFGIAPQFLNPENSNHVQIYTIKDFILSWIPPILVIVLGSLSGYISFTRNQIITVLTSNYVLIAKTKGIGNVEIFFKYVLRNISIPLAAVFIPSYIGLLSGSFIVEKYWSVPGVSQALIQAFPKGEINLIMFSTVVFTALGLFTSIIVDVSYTFLDPRIKYGSSAGFDFITKLKIKHNRNKMYKSKEEL
- a CDS encoding ABC transporter permease, giving the protein MNSNEFNNKYKLNPSLTQALVRHNDSSNFGNNIAGKPKKLINEIFKRFCTNWLAVVLLILFITILLISIIVNATSLFPENSTIEKNIFINIVDENGKIINTLSGTSAVKNLSPSIYSWDSQYISIERSHLSAAEFNKLVETLEKNEPGFKQLHAILLQNLAYSDPSKQLSSNLVNFMGPNGSGIIKYVKEGNNTKQLINPNSYAAFDSLLIAVKNQSKLLKTMNNDQIIDWMTKTLQANNNFKIDTILGTDNVGIDIWTSSWIGTWKAIRLAIIVATIQTFIGVAVGSYLGFHAGSLIDTIIMRLIEIFSAPPSLIWLLTFVSVFGTSDLVLGFSLIFTGWTGSVGGARMYIITVKDEKYITASKSIGAKKPRLIYSHALPAIIGKIATSFVSAIPSIILSVSSLAFLGFFQGNEANLGSILSNAVSKAGENVWILLLPSLILLGISVSLYFIALGVHDALDPKVIKGKS
- a CDS encoding ABC transporter ATP-binding protein, with translation MDKKQETLLKVKNLKVSFKLKRDKFITIVRGVDLNIKKGQIVGLVGESGSGKSVTSKSLINVNENTFTSADVLQIDDVDLSKIKKERDWRKIRGSKIGYIPQDPLTSLNPTRKIGKQLLDALNYNEDWKHKSKAEKIEYLIGLLKQFGIMQAEQVFYMYPHTLSGGMKQRVVITMVVALKPMLIIADEPTTALDPTVQASVLALFEDIRQKMNISIILISHNISVVAKFCDYIYVMYAGKIVERGTKKDIFTEPAHPYTWALISAIPENKEDRLYSIKGTPPDMNNLPLGDPFAPRNDYALEIDFIKEPPLIKISETHAAATWLLHPDAPKVELSNELQIRLRKFREVFKDE
- a CDS encoding ATP-binding cassette domain-containing protein produces the protein MNNKKVVLEIENLKKYFINKNHINRAVDGVSFKVHEGEVVGLIGESGSGKTTVGRSLLRLYDDFNGYVSLDDKIISGKKISRKRNKMMRKNIQMIFQDPHASLNGQKTIFSILKEPLIVNGIINDEIKDLSKDWNSIKDNFHYSFIERAKDLELKSYELANANLVPFHNVWNEKLNNYKYDDTLSTEDNFNNLFSFIEERNKINSIIITNLHKVNDELLLIYNQKKENFRNNELDFDEVDLQNAKNAYNNVLELSKISEEELKIKNTIAELKLSLKEAKNEQYEIMSIAQNSFNNFLDELNNEVKFQRNNSDYTFDKEFYIHSVKLSEINKVVRRILKAKIGSKINLFSKTPLCPIFRARNKGTITKAKEVKNTLYYLSISETREMFKEINEKIKNIYDEVSLEPELNELTKSVKAFSKEYKVSLSKFIISSSHLNLDKWINLSTQRATDFANKIQNLTSEILSLENKLVTVKKSAQPKYNSSDLESHKKTLDKAVEVHEEELRKYINDFNVRLEKLNQQIAVGKEKYLSLKVEYKNQLKLFNKAFKTFVDKFNQDIKQQRKNLGKKESKKLIVELNVYKATVSKRIEGLKAYDIEMKYLDRDLFNIYKLLGIHELDNKVAKIKSNILKSVVSKTKDYLFKRDIKKLFIKEKIYKSLESVGLLKQFAYRYPHEFSGGQRQRIVIARALITEPKVIVADEPIASLDISIQAQVVNLLKDLCKNKNIAMIFIAHDLSMIEYVADNVQIMHLGKIVESGKTEKIYENPVHPYTNNLFKAIPKISNANEKFQNISFELQYLKEQQFPNIPTLHKVEDEHYIYSTDEQFEKWIKEEHYKASTLK